A region from the Candidatus Electrothrix scaldis genome encodes:
- a CDS encoding cation-transporting P-type ATPase → MKEIPEEQWHLLKRENILSLLESNQEQGLKQQEAEQRLQRFGPNVLTTKAGKSRLMRFLLQFHQPLIYILIASGIITALLQEWVDSGVIFGVVLANGIIGFIQESKAESSLAALAQTMVAEATVLRSGGKQQIPSTELVPGDVVLLTAGDRVPADMRLFHCRDLQVAESALTGESVPVTKNVSPLPEETDLAERTNMAYASTMVTYGQASGIVTATGDQTEVGRISQLISTAQDLATPLTRKIDQFSQVLLYAILGLAALTVAVGLLRGQPLFDLFMAAVALAVGAIPEGLPAAVTITLAIGVSRMAKRRAIIRKLPAVETLGSTTVICSDKTGTLTENQMTVQAIIAGQEHYEVSGSGYTPQGKIIRRPGQTRKQQGNATPSEQESPALYSCLRVAALCNDGVLQEKEEGWQIQGDPTEGALLTVAEKAGCGPEELEARYPRLDSIPFESEHQFMATLHEEQADEAGVSTGSLVCIKGAVEQILAKCENVLTAEGGTAPLEKDQIHEEVTQLAARGLRVLAFAEKSVEATTSVESDDVQDGFTFLGLMGMIDPPRAEAVAAVKTCRQAGIRIKMITGDHPATAAAIAGQIGLTDEHKNGEQPAVLTGSELEKIADQDLIAAAANTDVFARATPEQKIRLVRALQATGNVVAMTGDGVNDAPALKQADIGVAMGITGTDVSKEAADMVLTDDNFSSIEAAVEEGRAVFDNLTKFIVWTLPTNLGEGLVILAAIFFGLTLPILPVQILWINMTTAGFLGLMLAFEPKEPGIMLRKPRDPDTPILTSELIIRIFLVGTLLLIGAFGLFQWELAQGASLDTARTVAVNVFIMMELFYLFNCRSLTKSIFQLGLFTNLWVFAGVSAMLLIQMVYTYVPIMQQLFHSTSIGIGSWARIMLAGAIGFLIVEGEKKLRAA, encoded by the coding sequence ATGAAAGAAATACCTGAAGAGCAATGGCACCTGTTAAAAAGAGAAAACATCCTTTCCCTGCTGGAAAGCAATCAGGAGCAAGGACTTAAGCAGCAGGAGGCAGAACAGCGGTTGCAACGCTTTGGCCCCAACGTCCTGACCACCAAGGCGGGAAAGAGCAGACTCATGCGTTTCCTGCTCCAGTTTCATCAACCCCTGATATATATCCTGATTGCATCTGGTATTATCACCGCCCTGCTTCAGGAATGGGTGGATTCCGGGGTTATCTTCGGAGTAGTGTTAGCTAACGGTATTATCGGCTTTATCCAGGAGTCCAAGGCAGAGAGCAGTCTTGCTGCCCTTGCTCAAACTATGGTTGCCGAGGCTACGGTGTTGCGTTCAGGCGGGAAACAGCAGATTCCTTCCACCGAGCTGGTGCCAGGAGACGTGGTCCTGCTTACAGCAGGAGATCGGGTTCCGGCGGATATGCGTCTTTTTCATTGCCGGGATCTCCAGGTGGCAGAATCGGCCCTGACCGGTGAGTCCGTACCCGTGACCAAGAATGTTTCCCCGCTGCCTGAAGAGACCGATCTGGCAGAGCGAACCAATATGGCCTATGCCTCTACAATGGTGACCTATGGACAGGCAAGCGGGATTGTTACGGCAACCGGTGATCAGACAGAAGTGGGACGTATTTCCCAGCTGATCTCCACGGCCCAGGATTTAGCTACTCCTCTTACCCGCAAAATTGACCAGTTTAGTCAGGTGCTCCTGTACGCCATCCTTGGACTGGCCGCCTTGACCGTAGCAGTGGGCCTGTTGCGCGGTCAGCCATTGTTTGATCTGTTTATGGCTGCGGTTGCCCTGGCAGTGGGGGCTATCCCTGAAGGTCTACCAGCAGCGGTCACCATCACCCTGGCTATCGGTGTTTCCCGAATGGCCAAGCGACGGGCTATTATCCGTAAATTGCCCGCCGTAGAAACCCTGGGTAGCACCACAGTCATCTGTTCAGACAAGACCGGCACCCTGACCGAGAACCAGATGACCGTACAGGCGATTATTGCCGGTCAGGAGCACTACGAGGTCAGCGGCTCAGGATATACGCCTCAGGGGAAAATTATCCGCCGACCTGGTCAGACCAGGAAGCAGCAGGGAAACGCCACCCCTTCCGAGCAGGAGTCCCCGGCTCTGTATAGCTGTCTCCGGGTCGCGGCTCTGTGCAATGACGGTGTCCTTCAGGAAAAGGAGGAGGGCTGGCAGATTCAGGGCGATCCCACCGAAGGTGCCCTGCTCACGGTTGCTGAAAAGGCGGGCTGCGGGCCGGAGGAGCTTGAGGCTCGTTATCCCCGTCTGGACAGCATCCCCTTTGAATCAGAACACCAGTTCATGGCAACCCTGCATGAGGAGCAAGCGGATGAAGCAGGCGTTTCCACAGGTTCTCTGGTCTGTATCAAGGGGGCTGTGGAACAAATTCTGGCCAAATGTGAAAATGTTCTGACAGCTGAAGGCGGGACAGCTCCGCTGGAAAAAGATCAGATCCATGAAGAGGTTACCCAACTGGCGGCGCGAGGGTTGCGGGTGCTGGCTTTTGCAGAAAAGAGCGTAGAGGCGACAACAAGCGTGGAGTCGGACGATGTACAAGATGGCTTCACCTTCCTTGGTTTGATGGGGATGATTGATCCGCCCAGGGCTGAGGCCGTGGCAGCGGTCAAGACCTGTCGTCAGGCAGGAATTCGCATCAAGATGATTACGGGCGATCATCCGGCCACCGCAGCTGCTATTGCCGGTCAGATCGGGTTGACAGACGAGCACAAGAACGGAGAACAGCCTGCGGTGCTGACCGGTTCTGAGCTGGAAAAGATTGCGGATCAGGATCTGATTGCCGCTGCTGCCAACACGGATGTCTTTGCCCGGGCCACCCCGGAACAGAAGATCCGCCTGGTGCGGGCCCTCCAGGCTACGGGTAATGTGGTCGCCATGACCGGTGATGGGGTCAATGATGCCCCGGCCCTGAAGCAGGCTGATATCGGGGTGGCAATGGGCATCACCGGCACGGATGTGTCCAAGGAGGCTGCGGACATGGTCCTGACCGATGATAATTTCAGTTCCATTGAAGCGGCAGTGGAAGAGGGGCGGGCCGTGTTCGATAACCTGACCAAGTTCATTGTCTGGACCCTGCCCACCAATCTGGGAGAAGGACTGGTCATCCTGGCGGCCATCTTTTTCGGTCTGACTCTGCCCATCTTGCCAGTGCAGATTCTCTGGATCAATATGACCACTGCCGGTTTTCTCGGCCTGATGCTGGCCTTTGAACCCAAGGAACCGGGCATTATGCTGCGCAAGCCCCGTGATCCTGATACCCCGATCCTGACCAGCGAGCTGATCATCAGAATTTTTCTTGTGGGCACCTTGTTATTGATCGGTGCCTTTGGCCTGTTTCAATGGGAGTTGGCACAAGGGGCTTCCCTTGATACGGCACGAACAGTTGCGGTCAATGTCTTTATTATGATGGAGCTGTTCTATCTCTTCAACTGCCGGTCTCTGACCAAGAGCATCTTCCAGCTCGGATTATTCACGAATCTCTGGGTTTTTGCCGGGGTCTCGGCTATGCTGCTCATTCAGATGGTGTACACCTATGTCCCGATTATGCAGCAGCTCTTCCACAGCACGTCCATCGGTATTGGTTCCTGGGCCCGGATTATGCTGGCCGGGGCTATCGGTTTTTTGATTGTTGAGGGGGAGAAGAAGTTGCGGGCGGCTTAA
- a CDS encoding phosphate/phosphite/phosphonate ABC transporter substrate-binding protein encodes MRITRQGRLLLILLCLLLTATQAQSAYKIGVLAKRGGVKALEKWGRHGVYLSESLGTRFIIMPVKFASIPHMVQSQKIDFLLANPAIFAEMQEEYGLQAVATMVNRSSGKGVHQFGGVIFVKQDSPVKTLAEIKGKTFGFVKHSSFGGLHAALHLLQQNGIDPRKDYDHYLELKTHDNVVKAVAKGEVEVGTVRTDTLERMAGEGKIKMEDFRVLNQVEDDFPFVHSTELYPEWPMAVLAHTDKKIAEEVGKALRQMKPDSLEAQRAHIMGWEKEADYIPVLNCLQAIHYNIFKKK; translated from the coding sequence ATGCGCATTACTCGACAGGGACGTTTGCTGCTTATTCTGCTCTGCTTGCTGCTCACCGCAACACAGGCCCAATCCGCCTATAAAATCGGTGTACTAGCAAAACGTGGTGGAGTTAAGGCATTGGAGAAATGGGGAAGGCACGGCGTTTACCTAAGCGAAAGCCTGGGAACACGGTTTATAATCATGCCGGTGAAATTTGCCAGTATCCCTCATATGGTTCAAAGTCAAAAGATCGATTTTCTGCTCGCCAACCCGGCAATTTTTGCTGAGATGCAGGAAGAATACGGTCTCCAAGCCGTGGCGACTATGGTCAACCGGAGCAGCGGTAAAGGTGTGCATCAGTTTGGCGGGGTGATCTTTGTCAAACAGGACAGCCCGGTCAAGACCTTGGCGGAGATCAAGGGAAAAACATTCGGTTTTGTCAAGCATTCCTCTTTTGGCGGGCTGCATGCTGCGTTACATCTCTTGCAGCAAAATGGCATTGATCCAAGAAAGGACTACGACCATTATCTGGAGCTCAAAACCCATGATAATGTAGTCAAGGCTGTGGCAAAGGGAGAGGTAGAGGTAGGCACCGTCCGCACAGACACCTTAGAGCGGATGGCGGGTGAAGGAAAAATCAAGATGGAGGATTTCCGGGTCCTGAACCAGGTGGAAGATGACTTCCCCTTTGTCCATTCGACAGAATTGTACCCAGAATGGCCAATGGCCGTCTTGGCACACACAGATAAAAAGATAGCAGAAGAAGTAGGAAAGGCGCTCCGGCAAATGAAGCCTGATTCGTTAGAAGCCCAGAGAGCTCATATCATGGGGTGGGAAAAAGAGGCAGATTACATACCGGTTCTCAACTGTCTCCAGGCAATCCACTATAATATCTTTAAGAAAAAATAA
- a CDS encoding alginate export family protein, whose protein sequence is MYNSFRAKGKKALPISCCFAAALLAGSNTVLAGEKIDPSKQTEIFLQVRERAEYQDNFNDKSYGAQPQVGDSSDAFLVSRIRLGVKHQFNEQFAAQVSMQDSRALGWALNEEEVWARKEFAGIEHNPQDDPLELGATWLQYEANGFNARIGRQLIGYGNERVVAASNWKNSGSWVWDAVRAGYKHGAHWIDGFYGESMVHDPDVFSINHRHGYVGAGMYGHVQVSDALALEPMLISKYNDNSLEYEEKNFLYCGARVFFELSGFSVDATYVQQGGTVTTLDRGEVDSDAQGINLDMSYRLNPQWSLGTTFSFASGDDKTTDDIERFDASYGAADKYYGRINLIRWSNMMDYGLTANYRPFKGLNIRGEVHQFYADQINDKWLSYKTGLDASDDEYGNEIDLVAKFKMNPTWSFAAGASVFMPGNAIEEAVAHDQEDLTDDTAYTGFFQVTYSMRSFL, encoded by the coding sequence ATGTATAATTCATTTCGTGCAAAAGGCAAAAAAGCCTTGCCAATATCTTGTTGTTTTGCTGCTGCACTTCTCGCAGGTTCCAATACCGTCTTGGCAGGGGAGAAAATTGATCCCTCGAAACAGACAGAGATCTTTCTCCAAGTACGGGAACGTGCTGAATACCAGGATAATTTCAATGATAAATCCTACGGGGCTCAGCCCCAAGTTGGTGATTCCTCGGATGCCTTCCTGGTCAGCAGGATACGCCTCGGCGTGAAGCATCAATTCAACGAGCAGTTTGCAGCACAAGTCAGCATGCAGGACAGTCGTGCTCTTGGTTGGGCCCTTAATGAAGAGGAAGTCTGGGCGAGAAAAGAATTTGCTGGCATAGAGCATAACCCCCAGGATGATCCGCTGGAGTTAGGAGCAACCTGGCTGCAATATGAGGCGAATGGTTTCAATGCCCGGATCGGTCGTCAGCTGATCGGGTACGGTAACGAGCGGGTTGTAGCTGCAAGTAATTGGAAGAATTCCGGCTCATGGGTCTGGGATGCAGTCAGGGCAGGGTATAAGCACGGGGCTCACTGGATTGATGGCTTTTACGGAGAATCAATGGTGCATGATCCAGATGTCTTCAGCATTAATCATCGGCACGGTTATGTGGGGGCAGGCATGTACGGCCATGTGCAGGTTAGCGATGCTCTGGCGCTTGAGCCTATGCTGATAAGTAAGTACAACGATAATAGCTTGGAATACGAAGAAAAGAATTTTCTCTATTGTGGTGCCAGGGTATTTTTCGAGTTGAGCGGATTTTCTGTCGATGCCACCTATGTTCAGCAGGGCGGTACGGTGACGACTTTGGACCGAGGAGAGGTTGATTCAGATGCCCAGGGCATCAATCTGGATATGAGCTATCGCCTGAATCCACAATGGTCCCTTGGTACGACCTTCAGCTTTGCCAGTGGTGATGATAAGACCACTGATGACATCGAGCGCTTTGACGCGAGCTATGGGGCCGCAGATAAGTATTATGGCAGAATCAATCTGATTCGTTGGTCCAATATGATGGATTATGGCCTGACAGCCAATTATCGTCCTTTCAAAGGGCTTAATATCCGTGGAGAGGTTCACCAATTCTATGCCGACCAAATTAATGATAAATGGCTTTCCTATAAGACAGGTCTAGACGCCTCTGATGATGAATACGGCAATGAAATTGATTTGGTTGCTAAGTTCAAGATGAATCCCACCTGGAGCTTTGCTGCGGGAGCCTCTGTTTTTATGCCGGGTAATGCCATTGAAGAAGCCGTTGCCCATGATCAGGAGGATTTGACCGACGATACCGCCTATACAGGTTTCTTTCAGGTCACCTATTCCATGCGTTCTTTTCTATAA
- a CDS encoding pirin family protein, which translates to MERIRAADRHFSDFGWLKTYWLFSFSNYYDPENLQLGALRVFNDDIVEPGTGFGTHPHEEMEIITIVLQGEITHADSMGNKSVIKAGDVQRMSAGTGLTHSEHNLAEDGVSFYQIWILPDTAGLEPSYAQKSYDASLWQNTLLPVASGQGLPGAITFHTDATIYRCQLAPGKEVMHDCAEGRCVFLYLTEGRLLVNGQVISARDQVRVKNPEQLVIKGDELADFILIDVPDRS; encoded by the coding sequence ATGGAACGTATTAGAGCAGCAGATCGGCATTTTTCCGATTTCGGGTGGTTAAAGACCTATTGGCTCTTTTCCTTTTCCAATTATTATGATCCCGAGAACCTGCAACTTGGTGCGTTGCGGGTTTTTAATGATGATATTGTCGAGCCGGGAACAGGATTTGGAACCCATCCCCATGAAGAGATGGAGATCATCACCATTGTTTTGCAGGGCGAGATAACCCATGCAGACAGCATGGGCAATAAAAGCGTTATCAAGGCAGGTGATGTGCAGCGGATGTCCGCCGGAACAGGCCTGACCCATTCAGAGCATAATCTTGCCGAGGACGGCGTCTCTTTTTACCAGATATGGATCTTACCGGATACCGCAGGGCTGGAACCAAGCTATGCCCAGAAAAGTTATGACGCCAGTCTGTGGCAGAATACCCTGTTGCCGGTGGCCTCAGGGCAGGGGCTTCCCGGAGCAATCACCTTTCACACTGATGCGACCATCTATCGTTGTCAGCTGGCTCCTGGGAAAGAAGTAATGCATGACTGCGCTGAGGGACGTTGTGTGTTCCTCTATTTGACTGAAGGGAGACTCTTGGTGAATGGACAGGTCATTTCAGCAAGGGATCAAGTTCGGGTCAAAAATCCTGAACAGCTTGTTATCAAAGGAGACGAGCTGGCTGATTTTATCCTGATTGATGTTCCTGACCGTTCTTGA
- a CDS encoding outer membrane lipoprotein-sorting protein — protein sequence MKHLVLSILLSCSFFTAVNPALAKDDPKAREIMQKVEDREDGDNQENDMTMILIDKNGSERVRKIHSFSKDFGEDTHRIMFFLHPPDVKDTGFLTYDYDDESKDDEQWLYLPALRKTKRIATDDKSSSFMGSDLNYADMTSRDLEDYDFTLLKEDKDNGHKVWLIQAMPRRPEVIDETGYEKSIVFVRQDNYYVVKAVHWVRDGGYLKYFDVKKLEQIDGIWIATETHVTKKKGKVTEHKTVLKLDNVVFKDKMDEGIFTVRRLEKGL from the coding sequence ATGAAACACCTTGTTCTTTCCATCCTGCTGTCCTGTTCCTTCTTCACGGCAGTCAACCCCGCCCTTGCCAAAGATGACCCCAAGGCCAGGGAAATCATGCAGAAGGTTGAAGACCGGGAGGATGGTGATAATCAGGAAAATGATATGACCATGATCCTTATTGATAAAAACGGCAGTGAGCGGGTGAGAAAAATTCACTCTTTCAGCAAGGACTTTGGCGAAGATACTCACCGGATTATGTTTTTCCTCCATCCACCAGATGTCAAAGACACAGGTTTTCTCACCTATGATTATGATGACGAGTCCAAGGATGACGAGCAATGGCTCTACCTGCCAGCTCTGCGCAAGACAAAGCGTATTGCCACGGATGATAAGAGCTCCAGCTTTATGGGGTCAGACTTGAATTACGCTGATATGACCTCTCGGGACCTGGAAGATTACGATTTCACCTTGCTCAAGGAGGATAAAGATAACGGCCATAAGGTTTGGTTGATTCAGGCCATGCCGCGACGCCCGGAAGTGATTGACGAGACCGGGTATGAAAAATCCATCGTCTTTGTTCGGCAGGACAATTATTACGTTGTCAAGGCAGTCCACTGGGTACGTGACGGAGGATACTTGAAGTATTTTGATGTAAAGAAACTGGAGCAAATTGACGGCATCTGGATTGCTACTGAAACCCACGTGACCAAGAAAAAAGGCAAGGTAACAGAGCATAAGACTGTTTTGAAGCTGGATAATGTTGTGTTTAAGGACAAAATGGATGAGGGTATCTTTACAGTACGACGGTTGGAAAAAGGGTTGTAA
- a CDS encoding MMPL family transporter produces MHHVKDRIEEQFAAAARLFYRHNLITLLILALFTGGLLSQLPKLTLDTSTEGFLHEQDPALLAYNDFRAQFGNTEMVIIAIKGKDVFAPEFLQKLQKLHVELRDTVPYVDDISSLINARSTRGEGDRLIVEDLLKHWPESPEELATIKERALANPLYKNLIISEKGDFTGIVLQMQAYTSQGEEPEDVLAGFTEETDGNPQEARLFLTDEEKGEAVEAVTRIADTYRSPDFEIYVAGGPVVTDFLKKAMTESMLKFMVLVGMVIATFLFLMFRRASAVFLPLLIVLISLLSTMGLMAACGTPLKMPTQIMPSFLLAVGVGDSVHILAIFFHRLRHNGWDKEEAVVYAIGHSGLAVLMTSVTTAGGLLSFASADIAPIADLGIYAASGVMLALLYTIVLLPSLLALISLKQGLEKKKERKGTRLDKVLSAFGHFATQYPKSILAATVLIFLVSIIGMTRITFSHYIVGWYPKDSPIRIASETIDEEMRGSISLEIILDTGKVNGLYDPDLLRRIDSSVQYMEQLKKGEIFAGKAWSITTILKEIHQALNENRPEFYKVPDDPALIPQEFLLFENSGSDDLEDVTDSQFSKARFTVKVPYRDAVAYTDFLQAVNKHFQQTFPELQITITGLSSIISQTMAQVVDTMAESYMIAFVVITVLMISLIGKLQIGLLSMIPNLFPICLTLGIMGWFHVTMDLFTMLVGSISIGLAVDDTIHFMHNFQRYYKQCGDAKQAVMDTLCSTGRAMLITTCVLSIGFFVLMCSSMNNLFNFGWLTGFTLIIALLADYLIAPALMMLVHPSQQSSNLSFSGELS; encoded by the coding sequence ATGCATCATGTCAAAGACCGTATTGAAGAACAATTTGCTGCTGCAGCACGTCTGTTTTATCGACATAACCTCATCACTCTGCTGATTTTAGCTCTTTTTACCGGAGGCTTGCTCTCTCAACTCCCCAAGCTTACCTTGGACACCTCCACAGAGGGCTTTCTCCACGAACAAGACCCTGCCTTGCTGGCCTATAATGATTTCCGTGCGCAGTTCGGTAATACCGAGATGGTCATTATTGCCATCAAAGGTAAGGATGTCTTTGCTCCTGAATTCTTGCAAAAGTTACAAAAACTGCATGTGGAGTTACGGGATACTGTTCCCTACGTGGATGATATCAGCAGTCTGATTAATGCCCGAAGCACCAGGGGAGAGGGAGACCGGCTGATTGTTGAGGACCTGTTGAAACACTGGCCGGAAAGCCCGGAAGAACTGGCCACCATCAAAGAGCGGGCCTTGGCCAATCCTCTCTATAAAAATTTAATCATCTCTGAAAAAGGGGATTTTACCGGTATCGTCCTGCAAATGCAGGCCTATACTTCCCAGGGAGAAGAACCTGAGGATGTGCTGGCTGGTTTTACAGAAGAAACTGATGGCAACCCGCAGGAGGCGCGACTCTTCCTTACTGATGAGGAAAAAGGGGAGGCGGTTGAGGCTGTGACTCGCATCGCTGATACTTATCGTTCCCCGGATTTTGAGATCTATGTTGCTGGCGGACCTGTGGTAACCGACTTTCTTAAAAAAGCCATGACAGAAAGTATGCTGAAATTCATGGTCTTGGTTGGCATGGTTATCGCGACTTTCCTTTTTTTGATGTTTCGCCGTGCTTCAGCTGTCTTCCTGCCCCTGCTTATTGTCCTTATCTCACTCCTTTCCACTATGGGCCTGATGGCGGCTTGTGGCACACCGTTAAAAATGCCCACCCAGATTATGCCATCATTTTTGCTGGCTGTCGGCGTCGGAGACTCGGTCCATATACTTGCGATTTTTTTTCACCGGCTCCGCCATAATGGCTGGGATAAGGAAGAAGCTGTGGTCTATGCCATCGGCCATTCCGGGCTTGCTGTGCTCATGACCTCCGTGACGACAGCGGGTGGCCTCCTTTCCTTTGCCTCTGCTGATATCGCCCCTATTGCGGATTTAGGTATCTATGCTGCCAGCGGAGTCATGCTGGCACTATTGTACACCATCGTCCTTTTACCAAGTCTACTTGCCCTGATTTCCTTGAAACAAGGTCTGGAAAAGAAGAAAGAGCGCAAGGGAACGCGACTTGACAAGGTTTTATCGGCCTTCGGCCATTTTGCGACACAGTATCCTAAGAGTATTCTGGCAGCTACGGTGTTGATCTTTCTTGTCTCCATCATCGGCATGACCAGGATTACATTCTCTCATTATATCGTTGGCTGGTACCCAAAAGACTCGCCGATTCGTATTGCTTCGGAAACCATTGATGAGGAGATGCGGGGCTCGATTTCTTTGGAGATTATCCTGGATACGGGCAAGGTCAATGGGCTCTATGATCCGGATCTCCTCCGGCGGATCGACAGCTCTGTGCAATATATGGAACAGTTGAAGAAGGGAGAGATATTTGCAGGCAAGGCCTGGAGCATCACCACTATCCTCAAGGAAATTCATCAGGCCCTGAACGAGAACAGACCGGAGTTCTATAAGGTGCCGGATGATCCCGCGCTTATTCCTCAGGAGTTTCTTCTTTTTGAAAACAGTGGCTCAGACGACTTGGAAGATGTGACAGATAGTCAATTTTCCAAAGCACGGTTCACGGTCAAAGTACCCTACCGCGATGCAGTGGCGTATACTGATTTTTTGCAGGCTGTTAACAAGCATTTTCAGCAAACATTTCCAGAACTCCAGATAACCATCACCGGTTTGAGTTCTATTATATCTCAAACTATGGCTCAAGTTGTTGACACAATGGCCGAAAGTTACATGATTGCTTTTGTTGTAATCACCGTGCTGATGATTAGCTTGATTGGTAAGCTCCAGATCGGACTTCTCAGCATGATTCCCAACCTGTTTCCCATCTGTCTGACCTTGGGTATCATGGGCTGGTTTCATGTCACTATGGATCTGTTCACCATGTTGGTGGGGAGTATATCCATTGGTCTGGCCGTGGACGATACCATCCATTTCATGCATAACTTCCAGCGATATTATAAACAATGTGGTGATGCTAAACAGGCTGTTATGGACACCCTGTGCAGTACAGGGCGGGCCATGCTCATCACCACCTGTGTCCTTTCGATCGGCTTTTTTGTTCTTATGTGTTCATCCATGAATAATCTGTTCAACTTTGGCTGGTTGACAGGATTTACCCTTATTATAGCCCTGTTGGCAGATTATCTTATTGCCCCGGCCCTTATGATGCTTGTGCATCCATCGCAGCAATCCTCTAACCTTTCTTTTTCAGGAGAACTTTCATGA